A genomic segment from Labrus bergylta chromosome 3, fLabBer1.1, whole genome shotgun sequence encodes:
- the tmem9b gene encoding transmembrane protein 9B — protein sequence MKSLFLCFSVACFVLFSQVTAKNSEDIRCKCICPPYRDIEGQIYKQNVSLKDCNCLHVVEPMPVDGKDVEAYCLRCECKYEERSSGTIKVTIIMYLSILGLLLLYMVYLTLLEPILKRRLFGHSQLIQSDDDVGDQQPFANAHNVLSRSHSRPNMLNKVEHAQQRWRRQVQEQRKSVFDRHVVLS from the exons ATGaagtctttgtttctttgtttctctgtggcttgttttgttctgttcagCCAAGTGACAGCGAAG AATTCCGAGGACATTCGTTGTAAATGCATCTGTCCACCGTACAGAGACATCGAGGGTCAAAtctacaaacaaaatgtttccctCAAAGACTG tAACTGTCTCCATGTAGTGGAGCCCATGCCGGTGGATGGTAAAGACGTGGAGGCGTACTGTTTGCGCTGTGAGTGTAAATATGAAGAGAGGAGCTCGGGGACCATTAAG GTAACCATCATAATGTACCTCTCTATTCTGGGCCTGCTGCTGCTCTACATGGTCTACCTGACTCTGCTGGAGCCCATATTGAAGAGGCGTCTGTTTGGGCACTCGCAGCTCATCCAAAGTGATGACGATGTTGGG GACCAACAGCCTTTTGCGAACGCTCACAACGTCCTGTCCCGCTCTCACTCTCGACCCAACATGCTGAACAAAGTGGAGCACGCTCAGCAGCGCTGGAGGAGGCAGGTCCAGGAACAGAGAAAGTCTGTGTTCGACCGCCATGTTGTTCTCAGTTAA